The Candidatus Nanosynbacter lyticus genome window below encodes:
- a CDS encoding M15 family metallopeptidase, protein MKHGVGRAVVAMVLAAWTTLTLLMINGGTQLVNRTSESVAHSPLYNFQPITIRLDRTNRDLTFPSWKYLQTGKIWSYVSGKQGIDPAFEPPLTDIADGTPSWIEDKHVQPMVKEPLEQLRQAAAEAKLPVLVSSAYRSGTAQAKVRTETTAKNGAAHTDEYVAKPGHSEHQLGLAVDLTSFSEKCKARFSDCALDPKTASWLAAHAHEYGFILRYPKGKEKITGIASEAWHFRYVGKDLASLIHESGLTFDEVYQNMVKLRDELSIAKSSTS, encoded by the coding sequence ATGAAGCACGGGGTGGGGCGCGCAGTCGTGGCCATGGTTTTGGCAGCCTGGACGACACTGACACTACTGATGATCAATGGCGGCACGCAGCTCGTCAATCGAACCTCAGAGTCGGTCGCTCATTCGCCGCTGTATAATTTCCAGCCGATCACCATCCGTCTCGACCGGACCAATCGCGACTTGACCTTTCCGTCGTGGAAATATTTACAAACTGGGAAAATCTGGTCGTACGTTTCGGGCAAGCAGGGCATCGACCCAGCCTTTGAGCCGCCGCTGACTGATATTGCTGATGGTACGCCGAGCTGGATAGAGGATAAGCACGTGCAGCCGATGGTCAAAGAGCCACTCGAGCAACTGCGCCAAGCCGCGGCTGAGGCCAAGCTACCGGTCCTCGTCTCTAGCGCCTACCGCTCCGGCACCGCCCAAGCCAAAGTCCGCACTGAAACCACCGCCAAAAACGGCGCCGCCCACACCGATGAATACGTCGCCAAACCCGGCCACAGCGAACACCAGCTCGGCCTAGCGGTTGACTTGACCAGCTTTTCTGAGAAATGCAAGGCCCGCTTTAGCGACTGCGCGCTTGATCCAAAAACCGCCAGCTGGCTGGCCGCTCATGCCCACGAATACGGCTTTATTCTGCGCTATCCAAAAGGAAAAGAAAAGATCACCGGTATCGCGAGCGAAGCTTGGCACTTCCGCTACGTCGGAAAAGACCTAGCCAGCCTCATCCACGAATCGGGGCTGACCTTTGACGAAGTGTACCAAAACATGGTCAAATTACGCGATGAATTATCAATTGCTAAGTCGTCTACCTCATGA
- a CDS encoding D-alanyl-D-alanine carboxypeptidase family protein produces the protein MKITKRSGKRNNLLPGLGAVLIITSSAVATYFTLRHLNPPHTTQQPISKEQPAPTPKTKTPDSQKPPAPAVPTIALPNATPIPARIVNSADDADLWRIVNKSQSFANPRYQPSDLRLVSAPTLPGRGQDERSLRAVLMPDLEKLIAAARNAGVTIYVGSGYRSYATQASLFASNVRQHGEAKANRFSSRPGHSEHQSGLAVDFGGIDRACWVEDCFEQTTASKWLAAHAHEYGFILRYPKGKEKITGYQYEPWHFRYVGRELAGALHQSGLTMEEAWSYIEEAMTKLKQRGTQ, from the coding sequence ATGAAAATCACCAAGCGCTCAGGAAAACGTAATAATCTACTCCCTGGCCTTGGTGCTGTGCTGATCATCACCAGCAGCGCTGTAGCGACTTATTTCACCCTCCGTCATCTCAACCCGCCACACACCACCCAGCAACCCATCAGCAAAGAGCAGCCCGCGCCAACACCCAAGACAAAGACCCCCGACAGCCAGAAACCTCCAGCACCAGCCGTACCGACCATCGCTCTACCAAACGCTACGCCGATTCCCGCCCGCATTGTCAACAGCGCCGATGACGCCGACCTCTGGAGAATCGTCAATAAATCTCAGAGCTTCGCCAATCCTCGTTACCAGCCCAGCGACCTCCGCCTCGTCAGTGCGCCGACACTACCCGGCCGCGGCCAAGATGAGCGCTCGCTCCGCGCCGTGCTCATGCCTGATCTCGAGAAATTAATCGCCGCTGCTCGTAATGCCGGTGTCACCATCTACGTCGGATCAGGCTATCGCAGCTATGCTACTCAGGCTTCACTTTTTGCTAGCAACGTTCGTCAGCACGGCGAAGCTAAGGCCAACCGGTTTAGTTCACGCCCCGGTCATAGCGAACACCAATCGGGCTTGGCCGTTGACTTTGGTGGCATCGATCGAGCTTGTTGGGTGGAGGACTGTTTTGAGCAAACCACTGCCAGCAAGTGGCTCGCCGCCCACGCCCACGAATACGGTTTTATTCTGCGCTACCCGAAGGGTAAGGAAAAAATAACCGGCTATCAGTACGAGCCGTGGCATTTTCGCTACGTTGGGCGGGAACTAGCGGGCGCTCTACATCAATCGGGCTTGACGATGGAGGAGGCTTGGTCGTATATTGAAGAGGCAATGACCAAACTCAAACAGCGAGGGACACAATAA
- a CDS encoding exodeoxyribonuclease III: MRLFSWNVNGIRAVINKGEFARFLQTYDPDIVCLQETKAARDQVEINLPEYHEHFYSAAKKGYSGTAILSKIRPLHWRDGLPPAIIERFNLTGDQYGNPADEGRIITAEFDDFWVVTCYTPNSKGDLSRLNLRHEQWDPAVLAYLEELELVKPVLYCGDMNVAHKEIDLANPKPNVGKHGFTDEEREGFQNYLDAGFVDTFRAAFPEKTDAYTWWTHWANARARNVGWRIDYWLASREIAGRVKNPEIHAEQMGSDHCPVSIEVEA; the protein is encoded by the coding sequence ATGCGATTATTTTCCTGGAACGTCAATGGTATCCGCGCTGTCATCAACAAGGGCGAGTTTGCCCGCTTCCTGCAAACCTATGATCCGGATATTGTATGCCTCCAAGAGACCAAGGCCGCCCGCGACCAGGTAGAAATTAATCTGCCAGAGTATCACGAACATTTCTATTCAGCCGCCAAAAAAGGTTATTCCGGCACGGCGATTTTGTCGAAAATCCGGCCGCTGCACTGGCGCGATGGGTTGCCGCCGGCTATCATCGAGCGGTTTAATTTGACCGGCGATCAATACGGCAATCCGGCAGACGAGGGGCGCATCATCACTGCCGAGTTCGACGATTTCTGGGTGGTGACGTGTTATACGCCAAATTCAAAGGGGGATTTAAGTCGGTTGAATTTACGCCATGAGCAATGGGATCCGGCAGTGCTGGCCTATCTGGAGGAATTGGAGCTAGTCAAGCCAGTACTATACTGCGGCGACATGAACGTAGCGCATAAAGAAATTGACCTGGCAAATCCAAAGCCTAATGTCGGCAAGCATGGTTTTACCGATGAGGAGCGAGAAGGCTTTCAGAACTACCTAGACGCTGGATTTGTCGATACCTTCCGGGCGGCTTTCCCTGAAAAAACCGACGCTTACACCTGGTGGACGCACTGGGCCAACGCCCGGGCGCGTAATGTCGGCTGGCGGATCGACTATTGGCTGGCATCGCGCGAAATCGCTGGGCGTGTCAAAAATCCTGAGATTCACGCCGAACAAATGGGCAGCGACCACTGCCCGGTGAGCATTGAGGTTGAGGCATGA